Proteins from a genomic interval of Neotabrizicola shimadae:
- a CDS encoding copper-translocating P-type ATPase: MVADYQRRFWVSLVLTIPVLILSPMVRDFAGQGMTPLFTAEEWVALALSSIIYFWGGWPFLTGALPEIRTGRPGMMTLVALAISTAYFYSAAVTLGLPGGEPFYWELATLVTIMLLGHWLEMRSVLGASRALEELVRLLPDTALRVTADGGTEEVAVAALIAGDRVVIRPGAKVPVDGVITDGVSSFNEAMLTGESKPVTRTAGETVIGGAVNGEGAVTIEVKATGEATYLSQVIAMVKAAQNSRSRTQDLATRAATVLTWVAITVGLGSFVWWIWAGESVTFALERMVTVMVIACPHALGLAVPLVVAVSTSLAAKNGLLIRDRAAFERARDLNAVVFDKTGTLTEGRFGVSDIVMLDGGDAAVALRMAASVESQSQHPIAQGIVADAKARGIDFPAPEGLHSITGAGVTARVDGEDVAIVSPGHLRRQNTPVTDPRLAALEEAGKTVVVLVRGGKPQALFALADIVRSESRDVVARLKARGVQSIMMTGDAEGVARSVATELGLDEYFAQVLPDQKAARVKELRARGLKVAMVGDGVNDAPALVEADLGIAIGAGTDVAVESADVVLVRSDPRDVEAILGLSRATYNKMVQNLIWATGYNAFAIPMAAGITFGTGFLMTPAVGAVFMSASTIIVAINAQLLRRYRG, from the coding sequence ATGGTCGCCGACTATCAGCGCAGGTTCTGGGTCTCGCTGGTACTCACGATCCCTGTTCTGATCCTTTCGCCCATGGTGCGCGACTTTGCGGGGCAGGGGATGACGCCGCTGTTTACCGCCGAGGAGTGGGTCGCACTTGCCCTGTCCTCCATCATCTACTTCTGGGGCGGTTGGCCTTTCCTTACTGGCGCGCTTCCGGAGATCCGGACGGGCCGTCCTGGGATGATGACGCTGGTCGCACTGGCGATCTCGACCGCGTATTTCTATTCCGCCGCCGTCACGCTGGGCCTGCCTGGTGGTGAGCCGTTCTATTGGGAACTGGCCACGCTGGTGACCATCATGCTGCTGGGTCACTGGCTGGAAATGCGGTCGGTTCTCGGTGCATCGCGGGCGCTGGAGGAACTGGTGCGCCTCTTGCCCGACACCGCGCTGCGGGTGACGGCCGATGGCGGCACCGAGGAGGTGGCGGTGGCGGCGCTGATCGCCGGCGACCGGGTGGTGATCCGCCCGGGCGCGAAGGTGCCAGTGGACGGCGTGATCACCGACGGCGTCTCGTCGTTCAATGAGGCGATGCTGACGGGCGAGTCGAAGCCCGTGACGCGCACGGCCGGCGAGACCGTTATCGGCGGGGCGGTCAACGGCGAGGGCGCGGTCACCATCGAGGTCAAGGCAACTGGGGAGGCGACCTACCTTTCGCAGGTCATCGCCATGGTAAAGGCCGCGCAGAACAGCCGGTCGCGCACCCAGGACCTTGCCACCCGCGCGGCCACAGTTCTGACCTGGGTCGCCATCACCGTCGGCCTGGGTTCGTTCGTCTGGTGGATCTGGGCGGGCGAAAGCGTCACCTTCGCACTGGAGCGGATGGTGACGGTGATGGTCATTGCCTGCCCCCACGCGCTTGGCCTTGCCGTGCCGCTGGTGGTGGCAGTCTCGACGTCGCTGGCGGCCAAAAACGGCCTCCTGATCCGCGACCGCGCAGCCTTTGAGCGGGCGCGCGACCTGAACGCTGTGGTGTTCGACAAGACAGGTACACTGACCGAGGGGCGGTTCGGGGTCAGCGATATCGTCATGCTCGACGGTGGCGATGCAGCAGTGGCGCTGCGCATGGCAGCTTCGGTCGAAAGCCAGTCGCAGCACCCGATCGCGCAAGGCATCGTGGCCGATGCCAAGGCCAGGGGGATCGACTTTCCCGCCCCGGAGGGGCTGCACAGCATTACTGGCGCCGGCGTCACCGCTCGGGTGGACGGAGAGGACGTGGCCATCGTCAGCCCCGGCCACCTGCGTCGGCAGAACACCCCTGTGACAGATCCGCGCCTTGCGGCACTGGAGGAGGCGGGCAAGACAGTTGTTGTCCTTGTGAGGGGCGGCAAGCCGCAAGCACTCTTCGCGTTGGCCGACATCGTGCGGTCGGAATCTCGCGATGTTGTGGCGCGCCTCAAAGCCAGGGGTGTGCAGTCGATCATGATGACGGGTGATGCGGAAGGCGTAGCCCGGTCGGTCGCAACCGAGCTGGGGCTGGACGAATACTTCGCTCAGGTCCTGCCCGATCAGAAGGCGGCCCGGGTCAAGGAATTGCGTGCCCGGGGACTGAAGGTTGCTATGGTCGGTGACGGTGTCAACGACGCCCCGGCGTTGGTCGAGGCCGATCTTGGCATCGCCATCGGCGCGGGCACGGATGTGGCGGTAGAATCAGCCGATGTCGTACTCGTCCGCTCCGACCCGCGTGATGTCGAGGCCATTCTCGGCCTGTCGCGGGCCACCTACAACAAGATGGTGCAGAACCTGATCTGGGCCACAGGATACAATGCGTTTGCAATTCCGATGGCCGCGGGGATCACATTCGGCACAGGATTCCTGATGACGCCGGCCGTCGGGGCCGTGTTCATGTCGGCGTCCACCATAATCGTCGCCATCAACGCCCAGCTTTTGCGGCGCTATCGGGGCTGA